A window of the Gemmatirosa kalamazoonensis genome harbors these coding sequences:
- a CDS encoding laminin B domain-containing protein — translation MQKRTLAVAVLGSLLTSVASAQSSSFNNGSDGWRIGELYGTGGGNRAATFLSDGFVQTSDAYGWNAYWAPEEYLGDKSSYYGGSLSLDLRVSDANDVLHPTLLISDGTTRLQYRFDAPETWWDTYVVPLSEDGWEMARFDGSAGAPVSHALFMQVLSHLAFIHVDADWKSSGGHVDLDNVRMGTNALAVVTPEPVPLALLASAALGLGLVATRRRD, via the coding sequence ATGCAGAAGCGAACCTTGGCGGTCGCAGTCCTCGGCAGTCTCCTGACGAGCGTCGCTTCGGCGCAGTCGAGCTCGTTCAACAACGGCAGCGACGGGTGGCGCATCGGTGAGCTGTACGGGACGGGCGGCGGCAACCGCGCCGCGACGTTCCTCTCGGACGGGTTCGTGCAGACGTCCGACGCATACGGCTGGAACGCGTACTGGGCGCCGGAGGAGTACCTCGGCGACAAGTCGAGCTACTACGGCGGCAGCCTGTCGCTCGACCTGCGCGTGTCCGACGCGAACGACGTGCTCCACCCCACGCTCCTCATCTCCGACGGCACGACGCGCCTGCAGTACCGCTTCGACGCGCCGGAGACGTGGTGGGACACGTACGTCGTCCCGCTCTCCGAGGACGGCTGGGAGATGGCGCGGTTCGACGGCAGCGCGGGCGCGCCGGTGTCGCACGCGCTGTTCATGCAGGTGCTGTCGCACCTCGCGTTCATCCACGTCGACGCCGACTGGAAGTCGTCGGGCGGCCACGTGGATCTCGACAACGTGCGCATGGGCACGAACGCCCTCGCCGTCGTCACGCCGGAGCCCGTACCGCTGGCGCTGCTCGCGAGCGCGGCGCTCGGCCTCGGGCTCGTGGCGACCCGCCGGCGCGACTGA
- a CDS encoding MBL fold metallo-hydrolase: MLVTRTPHGLYLPAAGLHLDARTAPGTVFVSHAHSDHCTAAERILCTPETAALHEARRGAREAVRLPYGESLGIGEARVTLTPAGHALGSAMIVSESAEGRAAYTGDFKLRANPFSPPAEIPRVDELVMECTFGEPRYRFPPDEELIARLYAFVDAAFAEGAVPVVLAYALGKGQEALWHLVRAGYDVAVHGAIANLCDLHVALGHPFPGPGSWSRYRRAELQVPNARRVLLTTPNTRKAPMVQKLPAKRTCLLTGWALHPGAWNIYKDLDLVLPLSDHADFDELVRTATESGARKVYTVHGLHKFAEHLRSLGIDAEHLADHPQTDELAPTTEPDEGQLGLAL, translated from the coding sequence GTATTCGTGTCGCACGCGCACAGCGATCACTGCACCGCGGCCGAGCGCATCCTGTGCACGCCGGAGACGGCGGCGCTGCACGAGGCGCGGCGCGGGGCGCGCGAGGCGGTGCGGCTCCCGTACGGCGAGTCGTTAGGCATCGGCGAGGCGCGGGTGACGCTGACGCCGGCGGGGCACGCGCTCGGCAGCGCGATGATCGTGAGCGAGTCGGCGGAGGGCCGCGCGGCGTACACGGGGGACTTCAAGCTCCGCGCGAACCCGTTCTCGCCGCCGGCCGAGATCCCGCGCGTCGACGAGCTGGTGATGGAGTGCACGTTCGGCGAGCCACGCTACCGGTTCCCGCCCGACGAGGAGCTGATCGCGCGGCTGTACGCGTTCGTCGACGCGGCGTTCGCGGAGGGGGCGGTGCCGGTGGTGCTCGCGTACGCGTTGGGCAAGGGACAGGAGGCGCTGTGGCACCTCGTGCGCGCGGGCTACGACGTCGCCGTGCACGGCGCGATCGCGAACCTGTGCGACCTGCACGTCGCGCTCGGCCACCCGTTCCCGGGCCCGGGCTCGTGGTCGCGCTATCGACGCGCCGAGCTCCAGGTGCCTAACGCGCGCCGCGTGCTGCTGACGACGCCGAACACGCGCAAGGCGCCGATGGTGCAGAAGCTCCCGGCGAAGCGCACGTGCCTGCTCACCGGATGGGCGCTGCATCCGGGGGCGTGGAACATCTACAAGGACCTCGACCTCGTGCTGCCGCTCTCCGATCACGCGGACTTCGACGAGCTGGTACGGACGGCGACGGAGAGCGGGGCGCGGAAGGTCTACACGGTGCACGGCTTGCACAAGTTCGCCGAGCACCTGCGATCGTTAGGCATCGACGCCGAGCACCTCGCCGATCATCCGCAGACGGACGAGCTCGCGCCGACGACGGAGCCGGACGAGGGACAGCTCGGCCTCGCGCTCTGA